Sequence from the Microbacterium dextranolyticum genome:
TCGGCGTGGCGGACGGATCGGCGGGGTCGACGACGAACACGAACGAGCTGATGAGGCCCACGACCGGCAGGATGATGCCGACCAGACAGAGTGCGACGATCCCCAGCGGGCGGCGGGCGACCACGGATCCCTCCCCACGGATGCCCCACGCGAAGACGACCATCGCGGCCGCGAACGAGACGAGCGAGACCCACGAGATCGCCGCCCCCGCCTCTCTCAGCGGTCCGCCGGCCCCCGCCAGCGACGGGACGACCGCAGTCGCGACGAGGAGTGCTCCGCCCCAGATCCAGGCGGGCACCGGGCGGCGGACGTCGACGTCGGTCATGTGACCGAGCTTAGAGGGGTCTCGCGCGCGAGCGAAGGGTCAGTGCCCCTGTCAGAGGCCCTGCCACGCGGGCTTGTGCGCGTACGCGTAGCGGTAGTAGTCGGCGTGCGCGAGCTGCGAGGCGGCCGCCTCGTCGACGACGACCGTCACGTGCGGGTGCAGCTGGATGGCCGACCCCGGCAGCGACGAGGTCACCGGGCCCTCGACCGCCCCGGCCACCGCCTGCGCCTTGGCCTCGCCGAACGCGAGGAGGAAGAGATGACGCGCGTCGAGGATCGTACCGAGACCCTGGGTGATGCAGTGCATCGGCACCTCGTCGATCGAATCGAAGAAGCGCGCGTTGTCCGCACGGGTCTGCGCGAGGAGGGTCTTCACGCGTGTGCGCGACGCGAAGGACGATCCCGGTTCGTTGAAGCCGATGTGCCCGGAGGTGCCGATACCGAGGATCTGCAGGTCGATGCCGCCCGCCGCCGCGATCGCTCGCTCGTAGTCCTCGCCCGCGTGCGC
This genomic interval carries:
- a CDS encoding glucosamine-6-phosphate deaminase translates to MAEIIILPTAADAGALVADEIVSLVKARRDAVLGLATGSTPVPVYDALRSRVDGIDVSRVRGFALDEYVGIDPAHPESYRSVITRQVVEPLGLDPALIRTPDGALATIAHAGEDYERAIAAAGGIDLQILGIGTSGHIGFNEPGSSFASRTRVKTLLAQTRADNARFFDSIDEVPMHCITQGLGTILDARHLFLLAFGEAKAQAVAGAVEGPVTSSLPGSAIQLHPHVTVVVDEAAASQLAHADYYRYAYAHKPAWQGL